The Solibacillus sp. FSL R7-0668 genome includes the window GGACGCCTTGTGGAGAATATTCATTTCTGTGCCGAAAGCGGTTAATAACTTCTCGATCGTTTTGGGACCAATACCGGGAATAAAGTCGAGCGGCACCTGATGAATATAAGGTGGTCTGTTGATTTCCTGTACTGCCGTGTCGGATAGCTCACAGATTCGTTTGGCAACCCCTTTAATGAAATGCGATTTGCCGCAAAAAGGGCAGTGGATTGGGGTTTCCTCTATCATCTTTTCCCCGCAATTGGCGCAAACCGTGTCATGATATTTACCGAGAAGTGGATTTAATCCATAATTAGCGACAATGCCTCGTCCATCTTGCTGCTGAAGTACCTTTCTCAATTCCTCAAAATTGGCATCAGCTACGTGCATTTTTTGGTATTCACGGGCAAGCTTACCGAGTGAATGGGCATCTGAATTGGTGACAAAGCTATAGGGAAATAACTCAGAAATGGACTTTACCATATACGTATCTGAGCTGAGACCGAGCTCAATGGCGTCAATAAGCTGCGGATCAAACACTTCGCTTAAGCTGCTCTGAACGCCTTTTCCGAATAGGCTTTTAAACGGTGTAAATACATGCGCCGGGATAAATAAT containing:
- a CDS encoding endonuclease Q family protein translates to MKEIYADLHIHIGRTEKGRAVKITGSNNLTLTNILETATSKKGLDLVGIIDCHSPEVIQEIEQLIQTGAAAELDAGGVRFQKTTLILGSEIEIYDAHCHGPIHVLCYMPTIETMKTFSHWMSAHMKNIHLSSQRIYCEGRTLQQKVNELGGLFIPAHVFTPFKSLFGKGVQSSLSEVFDPQLIDAIELGLSSDTYMVKSISELFPYSFVTNSDAHSLGKLAREYQKMHVADANFEELRKVLQQQDGRGIVANYGLNPLLGKYHDTVCANCGEKMIEETPIHCPFCGKSHFIKGVAKRICELSDTAVQEINRPPYIHQVPLDFIPGIGPKTIEKLLTAFGTEMNILHKASLDELKQVIPEKLAHAIDSARKGTLGITVGGGGVYGKIHIE